From Planctomycetota bacterium:
GTGGCCGCGATCTTCGACCCGCTGGGCAACGCCGTCCACACCGCGCTGTCGTTCGACGTCCTCGGCGAGGACGTGCTCGTCACCGGGGCCGGACCGATCGGCCTGATGGCGCTGGCGGTGGTGAAGCACGCCGGAGCCCGCCACGTGGTGATCACCGACGTCAATCCCGACCGGCTCGAACTGGCCCGGCGGATGGGGGCGACGGTCGCCCTCGACGTCCGCACCGGGCGGCTCGCCGACTGCATGCGCGAACTGGGGATGAAGGAGGGGTTCGACGTCGGCCTCGAGATGTCGGGCTCGCCGGCGGCGCTGCGCGACATGCTCGACGTGATGTGCCACGGCGGGAAGATCGCGATGCTCGGGATCCCGGCCGAGCCGGTGGCGATCGACTGGAACACCGTGATCTTCAACATGCTCACGATCAAGGGGATCTACGGTCGCGAGATGTACGAGACCTGGTACAAGATGACTGTGATGGTCGAGAGCGGCCTCGACATCACCCCGGTGATCACGCACCGCTTCCACTTCACCGACTTCGAGAAGGGGTTCGCGGCGATGCAGTCGGGACGGAGCGGGAAGGTGATCCTCGACTGGAGGCAGGGATGAGCCGGGAGTCGCTCTACGAAGCGCTGGCGGCCGACGCCGAGGCGATGCGCGCGGCGGGAACCTACAAATCCGAGCGCGTGATCGCCGGGCCGCAGGGGGCGAAGGTGCGCGTCGCCGACGGCCGCGACGTGCTGGTGATGTGCGCCAACAACTACCTCGGGCTCGCCAACCATCCCGAGGTCGTTGCCGCGGCGCGCCGGTCGCTCGACGAGTGGGGCTACGGCCTGGCGAGCGTGCGCTTCATCTGCGGGACGCAGCGGCTCCACAAGGAGCTCGAGGAGCGAATTTCCCGGTTCGTCGGCATGGAAGACACGATCCTCTACAACTCCTGCTGGGACGCCAACGGCGGGCTGTTCGAGACGATCCTCGGGCCTGACGACGCGATCATCTCCGACGAGCTCAACCACGCGAGCATCATCGACGGCATCCGGCTGTGCAAGGCGCGCCGGCTGCGCTACCGCAACAACGACATGGCCGATCTCCGCGCCCGGCTGGTCGAGGCGCGCGACGCCCGCTACCGGCTGATCGCCACCGACGGCGTGTTCTCGATGGACGGCTACCTCGCCGACCTGTCGGCGATCTGCCAGCTCGCCGACGAGCACGACGCCTTGGTGATGGTCGACGATTCCCATGCCGTCGGTTTCGTGGGCCAGCGCGGCCGGGGCACCCACGAGCAGTTCGGCGTGATGGAGCGGATCGACATCCTCACCGGCACGCTCGGCAAGGCGCTCGGTGGCGCCAGCGGCGGCTACACGT
This genomic window contains:
- a CDS encoding L-threonine 3-dehydrogenase, translating into MQALLKRESRPGLWLERVPIPEIGINDVLIRVDRTGICGTDLHIYAWDAWARKTIPVPMVVGHEFVGEIVAVGSNVHDFFIGEVVSGEGHVVCGRCRNCLAGRRHLCKDTQGVGVNRPGAFAEYLALPMTNVWHHTPGIDRDVAAIFDPLGNAVHTALSFDVLGEDVLVTGAGPIGLMALAVVKHAGARHVVITDVNPDRLELARRMGATVALDVRTGRLADCMRELGMKEGFDVGLEMSGSPAALRDMLDVMCHGGKIAMLGIPAEPVAIDWNTVIFNMLTIKGIYGREMYETWYKMTVMVESGLDITPVITHRFHFTDFEKGFAAMQSGRSGKVILDWRQG
- the kbl gene encoding glycine C-acetyltransferase yields the protein MSRESLYEALAADAEAMRAAGTYKSERVIAGPQGAKVRVADGRDVLVMCANNYLGLANHPEVVAAARRSLDEWGYGLASVRFICGTQRLHKELEERISRFVGMEDTILYNSCWDANGGLFETILGPDDAIISDELNHASIIDGIRLCKARRLRYRNNDMADLRARLVEARDARYRLIATDGVFSMDGYLADLSAICQLADEHDALVMVDDSHAVGFVGQRGRGTHEQFGVMERIDILTGTLGKALGGASGGYTSGRRELVEWLRQRSRTYLFSNTVAPPVAAGALAALRILERSPSLRDTLEENTRFFRGAMAARGFAILPGSHPIVPVMVGDAAAAARMAEAMLDEGVYVVGFSYPVVPQGKARIRTQVSAAHSRDDLERAVAAFEVVRSRLGSGD